One Apostichopus japonicus isolate 1M-3 chromosome 7, ASM3797524v1, whole genome shotgun sequence genomic region harbors:
- the LOC139969507 gene encoding NADH-cytochrome b5 reductase 3-like: MSSEGNALLVPVVVGVGAIVVTIILVKMFSNKKPKGPPKTLINSDTKIPLVLVDREEVSHDTRLFKFMLPSKDHILGLPVGQHIYLTTRIDGKLVVRPYTPVTSDDNKGYMDLVIKVYFKNVHPKFPDGGKMSQYLEGMTIGDAIDVRGPNGLLVYEGQGKFKICAEKRAEPKEKIATNIGLIAGGTGITPMLQLIRQIFKDPDDNSNCWLLFANQTENDILLREELEEIAREHPTRMKLWYTLDRPEEDWEYSKGFVSDEMLKEHMPPPGDDTLILMCGPPPMIQYACLPNLEKLGYSEDMIFSY, encoded by the exons TTACTTGTACCGGTGGTTGTCGGTGTCGGAGCTATCGTCGTTACCATCATTCTGGTCAAGATGTTCTCTAACAAGAAGCCGAAAGGGCCACCGAAGACCCTCATCAATTCGGACACCAAAATCCCTCTGGTTTTAGTCGATAGAGAG GAAGTCAGCCATGACACTCGTCTCTTCAAGTTTATGCTGCCATCGAAGGACCATATTCTGGGTCTTCCTGTCG GACAGCACATCTACTTGACGACGAGGATTGACGGTAAATTGGTGGTGCGACCTTACACACCCGTAACCAGTGATGATAACAAAGGTTACATGGACCTTGTCATCAAG GTATATTTTAAGAATGTCCATCCCAAGTTTCCAGACGGTGGTAAGATGTCGCAGTATTTAGAGGGTATGACCATCGGTGATGCGATTGATGTCAGAGGACCCAATGGTTTGCTGGTCTATGAAGGCCAGG GAAAATTCAAAATCTGTGCTGAAAAGAGAGCAGAACCGAAAGAAAAGATTGCTACGAATATTGGACTCATTGCAGGAGGAACAG GCATTACCCCCATGCTACAGCTAATCCGTCAAATCTTTAAGGATCCTGATGATAATTCCAACTGTTGGCTTCTCTTTGCTAACCAG ACGGAGAACGACATTCTGCTGAGAGAAGAGCTGGAGGAGATTGCGAGGGAACACCCGACAAGGATGAAACTCTGGTATACTCTAGACAGACCCGAGGAGG ACTGGGAATACAGTAAAGGATTTGTGTCCGATGAGATGCTGAAAGAACATATGCCCCCTCCAGGAGATGATACCCTGATCTTGATGTGTGGCCCGCCACCCATGATACAGTATGCTTGCCTACCAAACCTCGAGAAACTTGGATACTCAGAGGACATGATATTTTCGtattag